Proteins from one Entomospira culicis genomic window:
- a CDS encoding type Z 30S ribosomal protein S14 — MAKKSLIIKSQREPKFSTRAYNRCNVCGRPRGYMRKFDMCRICFRELASSGMIPGVTKSSW, encoded by the coding sequence ATGGCAAAGAAGTCTTTGATTATAAAGTCTCAGCGAGAGCCTAAATTTAGCACACGTGCTTATAATCGCTGTAATGTTTGCGGTCGCCCTAGAGGCTACATGCGCAAGTTTGACATGTGTCGTATTTGCTTCCGTGAGCTTGCAAGTTCGGGAATGATTCCTGGTGTTACAAAATCTAGTTGGTAG
- the rpmD gene encoding 50S ribosomal protein L30 gives MEKKLSIKLVRSPLGRLPKQRATVKALGLRKMHSVVELPANDAVKGMVAKVAHLVQVEEI, from the coding sequence ATGGAAAAGAAGTTATCAATTAAATTGGTTCGAAGCCCCTTGGGTCGTCTGCCTAAACAGCGTGCGACGGTGAAGGCGTTAGGCCTACGAAAGATGCATAGTGTGGTAGAGCTACCGGCTAACGATGCGGTTAAGGGCATGGTTGCCAAGGTTGCGCACCTCGTGCAGGTTGAGGAGATTTAA
- the rplE gene encoding 50S ribosomal protein L5 — MAKKSDGKYVPRLKTMYQEKILPDLMKELSYKNVMQVPKIEKIVISMGVGGAIGNKKLLDVAVKEITQITGQKAVKTKARKSIANFKLREGMEIGAKVTLRGYHMYEFLDRLVNIALPRVKDFRGVSAKAFDGRGNYSLGIKEQIIFPEINFDEIEAVTGMNIAVITSAQSDSEARSLLSGFGMPFAK, encoded by the coding sequence ATGGCGAAAAAGAGTGATGGTAAGTATGTACCTCGATTAAAAACCATGTATCAAGAGAAGATCTTGCCCGATCTTATGAAAGAGTTGTCCTATAAGAATGTGATGCAAGTGCCTAAGATCGAGAAGATTGTTATCTCGATGGGTGTGGGTGGCGCAATTGGGAATAAGAAATTGCTTGATGTTGCCGTTAAAGAGATTACCCAGATTACGGGGCAAAAAGCGGTAAAAACTAAGGCACGAAAGTCGATTGCGAACTTTAAGTTACGTGAAGGCATGGAGATTGGTGCTAAGGTTACCTTGCGCGGATATCATATGTACGAATTTCTTGATCGCTTGGTGAATATTGCTTTGCCACGTGTTAAGGACTTTCGTGGGGTGAGTGCTAAGGCCTTTGATGGTCGTGGTAATTATAGCTTGGGTATCAAGGAACAGATTATCTTTCCTGAAATCAATTTTGATGAGATCGAAGCAGTTACGGGGATGAACATTGCCGTAATCACCAGTGCACAAAGCGACAGCGAGGCGCGCTCTCTTTTGAGTGGCTTTGGTATGCCTTTTGCGAAGTAG
- the rpsK gene encoding 30S ribosomal protein S11, with product MAKAKREKKSIYEGKVFVQVTFNNTIITITDMKGATISWCSAGQLGFRGAKKSTPFAAQSCVENAATKAKDIAGLQEVHVFVKGPGVGRESAVRSLGALGLKVKSISDVTPIPHNGCRPQKARRI from the coding sequence GTGGCTAAAGCAAAACGAGAAAAGAAGTCAATTTATGAGGGGAAAGTCTTTGTACAAGTAACCTTCAATAATACGATCATCACCATCACGGATATGAAGGGTGCAACCATCTCTTGGTGTTCTGCGGGGCAATTAGGCTTTCGTGGTGCCAAAAAATCGACCCCCTTTGCTGCGCAATCGTGTGTAGAGAACGCTGCGACCAAGGCTAAAGATATTGCTGGCTTGCAAGAGGTGCATGTCTTTGTGAAGGGACCTGGTGTAGGGCGTGAATCTGCGGTACGCAGTTTGGGTGCTCTTGGGTTAAAGGTGAAGAGTATCAGCGACGTTACTCCGATTCCACACAATGGATGTCGTCCACAAAAGGCACGCAGAATCTAG
- the rplN gene encoding 50S ribosomal protein L14 has translation MIQNLTELTVADNSGAKVARCIKVLGGSKRRYASIGDIIVVAIRETTPNTPIKKGDVRKAVVVRVTKEYRRIDGTYVRFDDNACVILDNNLNPVGRRIFGPVARELREDANFMKIISLAPEVV, from the coding sequence CAGAATTTGACTGAGCTAACCGTTGCCGACAACTCGGGAGCGAAAGTAGCAAGATGTATTAAGGTTTTGGGTGGAAGCAAGCGCCGTTATGCCTCGATTGGTGACATTATTGTTGTTGCCATCCGTGAGACGACGCCCAACACCCCCATTAAGAAAGGTGATGTGCGCAAAGCAGTAGTGGTGCGTGTAACCAAGGAGTATCGACGCATTGATGGTACCTATGTGCGCTTTGACGATAATGCTTGTGTGATTTTGGATAACAATCTTAACCCTGTGGGAAGACGCATCTTTGGCCCGGTTGCCAGAGAGTTGCGCGAAGATGCCAACTTCATGAAGATTATCTCGTTAGCCCCTGAGGTAGTATAG
- the rpsM gene encoding 30S ribosomal protein S13, translating to MARIAGIDLPNKHTDIALTYIYGIGRTTAREICQKSGIDGSVKINELSAEDINKLRLLIENEYKVEGRLRSEVALNIKRLMDIGCYRGLRHRKGLPVRGQRTRTNARTRKGKKKTVAKKKK from the coding sequence GTGGCAAGAATTGCAGGTATTGATTTACCAAATAAGCACACCGATATTGCACTAACTTATATTTATGGGATTGGCAGAACGACCGCAAGAGAGATTTGTCAAAAGAGTGGCATTGATGGAAGCGTTAAAATTAACGAGCTATCTGCCGAAGATATCAATAAGTTACGTTTACTTATTGAGAATGAGTATAAGGTGGAAGGTCGACTTAGAAGCGAAGTGGCGTTGAATATCAAGCGCTTAATGGATATTGGTTGTTACCGAGGTCTTCGTCATCGTAAGGGTCTACCGGTTCGCGGTCAGCGCACCCGTACCAATGCACGTACGCGCAAAGGTAAGAAGAAGACAGTTGCTAAGAAGAAGAAGTAA
- the rpsE gene encoding 30S ribosomal protein S5 produces MSMRNDKREREEKEFSEKVVTLNRVAKVVKGGRRFSFSALVVVGDGKGRVGYGFGKANDVSEAIRKSVEHAKRNLRVIPMRNNTIPHEVIGRFKSSNVIMKPAAPGTGIIAGGSVRMVMEAAGVHDVLSKRLGSKNSINIVKAVFAAFDDTMDIRKVSAARGKSIKDFWG; encoded by the coding sequence ATGTCTATGCGTAATGATAAGAGAGAACGAGAAGAGAAAGAGTTCAGTGAAAAAGTTGTTACCCTCAATCGCGTAGCTAAGGTTGTTAAGGGAGGACGTCGTTTCTCCTTCTCGGCTTTGGTTGTGGTGGGTGATGGTAAGGGTCGCGTTGGTTATGGCTTTGGTAAGGCGAATGATGTCTCTGAAGCGATTCGCAAGTCGGTAGAGCATGCCAAGCGCAACTTACGCGTTATTCCTATGCGTAACAACACGATCCCTCATGAGGTGATTGGTCGCTTTAAGAGCTCCAATGTGATTATGAAGCCTGCTGCCCCTGGTACGGGAATTATTGCCGGTGGATCGGTACGTATGGTGATGGAAGCTGCTGGTGTGCATGATGTCTTGAGTAAGCGATTGGGTTCTAAGAATTCGATTAATATTGTTAAGGCGGTTTTTGCTGCATTTGACGATACGATGGATATTCGCAAGGTCAGCGCAGCTCGCGGTAAATCGATTAAAGATTTCTGGGGATAA
- the rplR gene encoding 50S ribosomal protein L18, protein MNKVERKIKAREGRKVHIRKRVVGSVERPRVCVYKSNMRLYVQAIDDVAGHTLVAASTLEKELKDAKPNIAGGEKLGAVMGERLKSKGISKVVFDRNGYKYHGVVKALADAIRKAGLEF, encoded by the coding sequence ATGAATAAGGTAGAGAGAAAGATAAAGGCCAGAGAGGGTCGAAAGGTACACATTCGTAAGCGAGTGGTAGGTAGTGTGGAGCGTCCTAGAGTCTGTGTCTACAAGAGCAACATGCGTCTTTATGTGCAGGCGATTGATGACGTAGCTGGGCATACCTTGGTAGCTGCTTCAACCCTAGAGAAAGAGTTGAAGGATGCAAAGCCTAATATTGCTGGGGGCGAGAAGCTTGGTGCAGTGATGGGTGAGCGTCTAAAGAGTAAGGGAATTAGCAAGGTGGTATTTGATCGTAATGGATACAAGTATCATGGCGTGGTAAAGGCGTTGGCCGATGCCATAAGAAAAGCGGGCTTGGAGTTTTAG
- the rplO gene encoding 50S ribosomal protein L15 has translation MSMQIVPPRGAVHSRKRLGRGQGSGLGTTSGKGHKGQKARSGGSGGPYIGFEGGQVPLYRRLATRGFTNSRFATKYIGVNLFLIEKAYESGEEVTLETLRAKRLIKKSEELVKILAKGELSKSLTFSTVKISEQAKSKIEKAGGKVL, from the coding sequence ATGTCGATGCAGATTGTACCACCACGCGGAGCGGTTCATTCGCGAAAACGCCTTGGGCGTGGGCAGGGTTCTGGTTTGGGAACCACATCGGGAAAGGGACACAAGGGACAAAAGGCTCGTTCTGGTGGATCGGGTGGACCTTATATTGGCTTTGAGGGCGGACAGGTACCTCTTTATCGTCGCTTGGCAACGCGTGGGTTTACAAATAGTCGCTTTGCTACCAAGTATATTGGCGTTAATCTTTTTCTTATTGAAAAGGCGTACGAATCTGGCGAAGAGGTTACCTTGGAGACTTTGCGCGCTAAGAGGCTGATTAAGAAGAGTGAAGAGTTGGTAAAGATTTTGGCTAAGGGTGAACTTAGCAAGAGTCTAACCTTTTCTACAGTCAAGATTTCTGAACAAGCAAAGAGTAAGATAGAGAAAGCTGGGGGCAAGGTTCTTTAG
- the rpsH gene encoding 30S ribosomal protein S8 — MSVSDPLADMLTKIRNASRVRHEKVDISLSRLKLEVVKILKNEGYIKNFKKITVDEKNVIRVFLKYDDKQQPVIRGVESISTPGRRIYSGYEKMPRVFNGFGSLIVSTSKGVITGKKAVDAQVGGELLCKVW; from the coding sequence ATGAGTGTTTCTGATCCTTTAGCGGATATGCTAACAAAAATACGCAATGCTAGCCGAGTGCGACACGAGAAGGTAGATATTTCTCTTTCACGCCTAAAGTTAGAAGTTGTGAAAATTTTGAAGAATGAGGGATACATCAAGAATTTCAAGAAGATTACGGTGGACGAGAAGAATGTGATCCGTGTCTTTTTGAAGTATGATGATAAACAACAGCCTGTGATTCGTGGTGTAGAGTCGATCTCTACCCCTGGTCGTCGCATTTACTCGGGATACGAGAAGATGCCTCGTGTCTTTAATGGGTTTGGCTCATTGATTGTGTCCACCAGTAAGGGTGTGATTACCGGTAAAAAAGCTGTCGATGCGCAAGTTGGCGGTGAACTTTTATGTAAGGTGTGGTAG
- the rplX gene encoding 50S ribosomal protein L24 produces the protein MSKIKLRKGDTVEVIAGKDKNKSGKILKIDRTKMRVVVEGVGIMKKTQKSRQEGEQGSIIEVEAPIAISNVLLKCGKCARGVRVGIKVEGEKKTRVCKKCGEAI, from the coding sequence ATGAGTAAAATCAAATTGCGTAAAGGCGATACTGTTGAGGTAATTGCCGGAAAAGATAAGAACAAAAGCGGAAAAATCCTGAAGATCGATCGCACCAAAATGCGTGTGGTGGTTGAGGGCGTGGGGATTATGAAGAAGACCCAGAAGTCTCGTCAAGAGGGAGAGCAGGGTTCGATCATTGAGGTTGAAGCACCAATTGCTATTTCCAACGTGCTTTTGAAGTGTGGCAAGTGTGCACGTGGTGTACGCGTGGGTATCAAGGTAGAGGGCGAGAAGAAGACTCGCGTCTGCAAGAAGTGTGGAGAGGCAATCTAA
- the rplF gene encoding 50S ribosomal protein L6, whose protein sequence is MSRVGKKEIPLPKGVTVSVEGNTLRVKGAKGELTQTFRDDVSFNISADKVEVVKVKSGKDSSAMHGLYRALLANMVKGVSDGFVKTLIISGTGYRAEVKGTSVFLNLGYSTQIEYVVPEGVSVVAEMPTKLNVSGIDKAAVGQVAAEIRGIRKPGTYSDKGIRYSDEIVKRKVGKTGVK, encoded by the coding sequence ATGTCACGAGTTGGAAAGAAAGAGATACCACTGCCTAAGGGAGTTACCGTTAGTGTTGAGGGTAATACTCTGCGGGTAAAGGGTGCTAAGGGTGAGTTGACCCAGACGTTTAGAGATGATGTTTCTTTTAACATTTCTGCCGATAAGGTAGAGGTGGTGAAGGTGAAGTCGGGTAAGGATTCTTCTGCGATGCATGGGTTGTATCGTGCGCTATTGGCGAATATGGTTAAGGGAGTTTCTGATGGGTTTGTCAAGACGCTGATTATTTCGGGTACGGGATATCGTGCGGAAGTCAAAGGCACGAGTGTCTTTTTGAACCTTGGTTACTCTACACAGATTGAGTATGTTGTCCCTGAGGGCGTGAGTGTGGTTGCAGAGATGCCTACCAAGCTTAATGTTAGTGGCATTGATAAGGCAGCGGTTGGACAAGTGGCTGCTGAAATTCGCGGTATCCGTAAGCCTGGAACGTACTCGGATAAGGGTATTCGTTACTCTGATGAGATTGTCAAGCGTAAAGTCGGCAAAACTGGTGTCAAGTAG
- a CDS encoding DNA-directed RNA polymerase subunit alpha, translated as MARKNLLQGIKRPKGLDFEHLEDHQDSGRFIAYPFEPGYGQTIGNSLRRVLLSSIQGYAVVAVRITNLEDDGSSHVITSEFEMIPHVIEDTPVFIQNLKQLQLKLPDDIETLTVAVVKQGEGSFMASDLAIEGIEVMNPDHLLCTLAEGAHLEFEIQVNLGRGYVPAEENAQDINVIGALAVDSIFSPVQKVAITVEDYRVGHRADYDKLILDIKTNGIIRPSDALAEAAKIMKDHLSIFINFDESSVAEVEEIDEDEFLLREYLETPVEQLELSVRSSNCLKNAEIRTLKDLVSRSEDEIAKTRNFGKKSLLEIKDKLREWDLSFGMVDFKNVKQRLRQGKTQDSEGK; from the coding sequence ATGGCACGAAAAAATCTGTTACAGGGGATTAAGCGACCTAAAGGGCTTGATTTTGAGCATCTTGAAGATCATCAAGATTCGGGTCGGTTTATCGCATATCCGTTTGAGCCCGGCTACGGACAGACGATTGGTAATAGCCTAAGGCGGGTGCTCTTATCGAGTATTCAAGGTTATGCGGTGGTGGCGGTGCGCATCACCAACCTCGAGGATGACGGTAGCTCGCATGTGATTACCTCGGAATTTGAGATGATTCCGCATGTGATTGAGGATACACCTGTCTTCATTCAAAATTTGAAGCAACTCCAGCTCAAGTTACCAGATGACATCGAAACACTTACGGTTGCGGTGGTTAAGCAGGGTGAGGGGAGCTTTATGGCTAGCGACTTGGCCATTGAGGGTATTGAGGTGATGAATCCTGATCATCTGCTCTGTACATTGGCAGAAGGGGCGCATCTTGAATTTGAGATTCAGGTGAATCTTGGGCGTGGGTATGTTCCTGCCGAGGAGAATGCACAAGATATCAATGTGATCGGTGCCCTTGCTGTTGACTCTATCTTTAGCCCTGTGCAAAAGGTGGCGATTACGGTGGAGGATTATCGGGTTGGGCATCGTGCTGATTATGATAAACTCATCTTAGATATCAAAACAAATGGCATCATTCGTCCATCTGATGCGTTGGCAGAAGCTGCCAAGATCATGAAAGATCACCTTTCGATTTTTATCAACTTTGACGAATCAAGTGTCGCCGAAGTGGAGGAGATTGATGAGGATGAGTTCTTGTTACGCGAGTACTTGGAGACACCTGTGGAGCAGTTAGAGCTCTCGGTGCGTTCGAGTAACTGTTTGAAAAATGCTGAAATCCGTACGTTGAAGGATTTGGTTAGCCGTAGCGAGGACGAGATTGCTAAGACGCGCAACTTTGGTAAAAAGAGCCTCTTGGAGATTAAAGATAAGCTTCGAGAGTGGGATTTGAGCTTTGGCATGGTTGACTTTAAAAATGTTAAACAGCGCTTGCGTCAGGGCAAAACACAAGATAGTGAGGGGAAGTAG
- the secY gene encoding preprotein translocase subunit SecY, protein MAKSSIVDIFKVRELRSRILYTLILLLIFRIGTVIPIPGINVAVIQERIAASRAAASGGGMGFSDFLDFFSGGAFSNFSVLMLGIMPYISAQIILQIALLVFPTFKRAVEEDGGKRKFQKYTRWLTILVSFVQGAVTAQGAFAIEGAIVPQLSSAGFFVIAMVSITAGTMFLVWLGEQITQKGVGNGISLIIFVGIVAQMPGAVWELISGVRSGNINVIAALVSMLMFVGIIVFVIFEQQGERRIPVNYAKRIVGRQMVQAQNTYIPFKLNPSGVIPIIFASSILTFFIQILQPLAIGNDTMASALNALRINGPLYNTLYAIFIMFFAYFYTQVSLNPIEVARQIREHGGSIPGVRSEQMERYLKDVLNYIIVPGALFLVVIALLPTLLNNWMGLPDSVAHLMGGTSLLILVGVDLDLMNQIESHLRMHRHDGLTVKGRIQSRNL, encoded by the coding sequence ATGGCAAAGAGTTCGATTGTAGATATATTTAAGGTGCGAGAGTTACGGTCGCGCATTTTATACACGTTGATTTTACTATTGATTTTTCGCATAGGAACGGTGATTCCTATACCGGGAATCAATGTTGCGGTCATTCAGGAGCGTATTGCGGCGTCGCGTGCGGCAGCCTCAGGCGGTGGGATGGGCTTCTCTGACTTTTTGGATTTCTTTTCGGGTGGAGCCTTTAGTAATTTTTCGGTCTTAATGCTGGGTATTATGCCCTATATTTCGGCACAAATTATTCTGCAGATAGCCCTGTTGGTCTTTCCTACGTTCAAGCGAGCGGTGGAAGAAGATGGTGGTAAACGTAAGTTTCAGAAGTATACACGTTGGTTGACGATTTTAGTTAGCTTTGTGCAGGGTGCGGTTACGGCACAGGGTGCTTTTGCGATTGAAGGGGCGATTGTTCCCCAGTTGTCTAGTGCGGGATTTTTTGTCATTGCGATGGTCTCGATTACGGCGGGAACGATGTTTTTGGTCTGGTTGGGTGAACAAATTACACAAAAGGGTGTGGGTAATGGTATCTCGCTGATTATTTTTGTGGGAATTGTTGCACAGATGCCAGGTGCGGTTTGGGAGCTTATTAGTGGTGTGCGAAGTGGAAACATTAATGTGATTGCGGCGTTGGTATCGATGCTGATGTTTGTAGGAATCATTGTTTTTGTTATCTTTGAGCAACAGGGTGAGCGTCGTATTCCGGTAAATTATGCAAAGCGTATTGTGGGTCGACAGATGGTGCAGGCACAAAACACCTACATTCCGTTTAAGCTTAATCCCTCTGGCGTTATTCCGATCATCTTTGCTTCGAGTATTTTGACATTTTTTATTCAAATTTTACAGCCTTTGGCTATCGGTAATGATACGATGGCATCGGCGTTAAATGCGTTGCGTATTAATGGTCCCCTCTACAACACCTTGTACGCAATTTTTATCATGTTTTTTGCTTACTTTTATACACAGGTTTCGTTGAATCCAATAGAAGTAGCACGACAAATTCGTGAGCATGGTGGTTCTATTCCTGGTGTTCGTAGCGAACAGATGGAGAGGTACTTGAAAGATGTGTTAAATTATATTATAGTACCAGGAGCACTCTTCTTAGTAGTCATCGCATTGTTGCCTACTTTGTTGAATAATTGGATGGGTCTTCCAGATTCCGTGGCGCATCTGATGGGTGGAACGAGTTTGTTAATTTTGGTTGGAGTAGATCTTGACTTAATGAACCAGATTGAGAGTCATTTACGGATGCATCGGCATGACGGGTTGACGGTTAAGGGTCGCATTCAATCGAGAAATTTATAG
- the rpmJ gene encoding 50S ribosomal protein L36: protein MKVRVSVKPMCDKCKVIKRFGVIRIICENPKHKQKQG, encoded by the coding sequence ATGAAAGTTAGAGTCAGTGTTAAGCCTATGTGCGATAAATGTAAAGTCATTAAACGCTTTGGTGTGATCCGCATTATCTGTGAAAATCCCAAGCACAAACAAAAACAAGGATAG